Genomic segment of Myxococcus stipitatus:
ATGCTCGCGAGCCGCGTCCGTCCCGTACAGCGAGTCCGCCAGCACCGGGAAGCCCGCCTCGGAGAGCTGCACGCGAATCTGATGCGTGCGCCCCGTGTCCAGGTCCACCTCCAGCAGCGCGGCGCCGTGGAGCCGCTCCCGCACCTGGAAGGACAGCGCGGCCCGCCGCGCGGAAGGGATGCGCGTGGTGAAGCGGCGAGGGTTGTCCGGGTCTCTCGCATACGGCCCCTCCAGCCGCCCCGACTCCGGAGGATTCCCCAGCACCAGCGTCCAGTAGCGCTTGTCCACGCGCTTCTCTTGAAACGCTCGCAGCAGCGCCGCCGCCGCGTCATCCGTGCGCGCGAAAGCCAGACAGCCGCTCGTCTCCCGGTCCAGCCGGTGCACCACGCCCGGCATCGCCTGCCCCTCCACGTCGAACGGAGGCCGCTGCACCGCGAGCAGGTCCGCCACAGAGGCGTCTCGGCCCTCGCGCTCCACGACGAGGCCGGGCGGCTTGTCCACGATGACCAGCGCCGCGTCGTCATGGAGCACCGTCAAGAGAGGCCCCTCCACGGACGACGGGGGGAGCGTCGCCTTGGGCCGGGGCAGCTCGATTTCGAGCGACTCCCCGCCCCACAGCTTGCGCGTGGGCTGACACTTCTTGCCCCGGATGCGCACACCCCCCGACTCGATGAGCGCCCGGGCGCGCTCCAGC
This window contains:
- a CDS encoding RluA family pseudouridine synthase, which translates into the protein MTQRIVPVPREVAGERLDRFIAKHVPGFSLERARALIESGGVRIRGKKCQPTRKLWGGESLEIELPRPKATLPPSSVEGPLLTVLHDDAALVIVDKPPGLVVEREGRDASVADLLAVQRPPFDVEGQAMPGVVHRLDRETSGCLAFARTDDAAAALLRAFQEKRVDKRYWTLVLGNPPESGRLEGPYARDPDNPRRFTTRIPSARRAALSFQVRERLHGAALLEVDLDTGRTHQIRVQLSEAGFPVLADSLYGTDAAREHPAAKALGRQALHAFALEIPSPLTQRQVQVRAELPEDFQRALALLRG